AGTTATGATATAATCTAATCGATAGGTACTTAAGTTGAGGAGGTCTGTTTTTCAAAAATGAAAGTTTTGCACCTTATAAGCGGTGGTGATACAGGGGGAGCAAAGACACATATAATAAACCTGTGTTCAAAACTAAAAGATCTTGTCAGTCTTAAAATTATATGTTTCATGTACGGGCAATTCTATGAAGAGGTAAAAAATGCTGGAATTGATATAGATGTTATTCAACAATCCTCTCGATTTGACTTGAGTGTGGCTGACAGAATTGCGCATATCGTTAAAGCTGAAGATTATGATATAATTCACTGTCATGGTGCAAGAGCAAATTTTATTGGAATGTTTTTAAAACGAAAAATCAAAAACAAGCCATTTATCACAACAGTACATAGCGACTTTGATTTAGATTTTCAGGACGTTTTTTATAAAAGAGTAGTGTTTTCATTTCTTAATAAACTTTCTTTAAAAAGATTTGACTATTTTATTTCTGTGGGATCTGCATTGATTGACAAAATAAAAGGACTTGGGGTGAAAGAAAATAGAATTTTTCTTTTGTACAATGGTTTTGACTTTTCAAAAGAGATACATTATGTGCAAAAGGATGAATTTTTATCAAAGTTTTTTGATAGAAAAGTATTTGACTCCAAAATAGTTATAGGAAACTTGAGCAGGTTATACAAGGTAAAAGGTTTAGATGTATTTATAAAAGCCGCCAATATAATAGCTAAAAAATATCCTGAGGTCATTTTTTTAATCGGCGGAAGTGGTCCTCAAAAGGAATTTTTAAAGCAAATGATAAGTGAATACAATTTAAATGACAGGGTATTTCTACTTGGCAGTATAAAAAATCCATATGACTTTTTTAATAGCATAGATATAAATGTCATAAGTTCATACTCTGAAACTTTCCCATATTCAATCTTAGAAGCAACAGCACTTGAAAAGTGTTGTATATCAAGCAAAGTGGGTTCAGTGCCAGACTTGATTGAAGATGGTAAAAATGGTTTTTTATTTGACGCTGGAGATTATAAAGGGCTTGCTCAAAAGATAGAAATTCTTTTGCAAAATAAAGACCTTATCAAAGAATTTGGACAGCTTCTTTCTAAAAAAGCAAAAGAAAAGTTTTCTGCAGAAAATATGGCAAGGATGCAATTTGAGATTTATAAAAGCATACTTTCGAAAAAATAAAAGGGCTACTTGCTTTAAAAGTCTTATTTTTAAACTTCTTAGCAAGATAGCCCTTTTGATTTTTAAATCTAAAATAACTCTACAGCTTTACGTTTCTTTCCTTGCTACTAATCCTTATAACTTCACTTACCTCTGATACAAAAATCTTCCCATCCCCTGGATTTCCTGTTGAACAGCAGTCCAAAATAATGTCGATCACCTTTTCAAACTTCTCATCACTCACAACAATCATTACCAGAACCTTAGGAAGAAGATCCACGGTATAGCTTCCAGCTCTCCACTGCAAGGTGATACCGCGCTGTATGCCTCTTCCTTTAACTCTCATAACTGTCATTCCGTATATGCCCTCTTTTTCAAGGCACTCCTTGAGGTCGTTGAGCTTTTCTTCTCTTATGATAGCTTCTATTTTTTTCATCTCAAAACACCCCCAAAATTAAATTCCGCTGTAAGCCTCTTCGCCATGCTGAGATATGTCAAGACCAACAGTCTCCTCTTCATATGTCACAGCCAAACCTATGCTTTTGTCAAGCAATTTTGAAATTATTATGGTCATAATAAACGAAAATGCCCAAACAATTAACACCGAGATAAGCTGAACAAAAAACAGCTTGTAGTTACCAAATAAGAGCCCATCGTTTCCTGCCGGATTTACAGCCTTGCTTGCAAATATTCCTGTTGCAAGCGCCCCCCAA
The sequence above is drawn from the Caldicellulosiruptor bescii DSM 6725 genome and encodes:
- a CDS encoding P-II family nitrogen regulator — encoded protein: MKKIEAIIREEKLNDLKECLEKEGIYGMTVMRVKGRGIQRGITLQWRAGSYTVDLLPKVLVMIVVSDEKFEKVIDIILDCCSTGNPGDGKIFVSEVSEVIRISSKERNVKL
- a CDS encoding glycosyltransferase, which gives rise to MKVLHLISGGDTGGAKTHIINLCSKLKDLVSLKIICFMYGQFYEEVKNAGIDIDVIQQSSRFDLSVADRIAHIVKAEDYDIIHCHGARANFIGMFLKRKIKNKPFITTVHSDFDLDFQDVFYKRVVFSFLNKLSLKRFDYFISVGSALIDKIKGLGVKENRIFLLYNGFDFSKEIHYVQKDEFLSKFFDRKVFDSKIVIGNLSRLYKVKGLDVFIKAANIIAKKYPEVIFLIGGSGPQKEFLKQMISEYNLNDRVFLLGSIKNPYDFFNSIDINVISSYSETFPYSILEATALEKCCISSKVGSVPDLIEDGKNGFLFDAGDYKGLAQKIEILLQNKDLIKEFGQLLSKKAKEKFSAENMARMQFEIYKSILSKK